In Natrinema salaciae, the following are encoded in one genomic region:
- a CDS encoding type IV pilin N-terminal domain-containing protein, with the protein MIDRTRRRTVAATGCALSGALAGCTGAFFGSDDDAEPDDDGPNDAESDDKDADPLADAVADGAGVNYLAFIDDGATVDENRRRITYSDPETEFSLFALSDGTFASTDTLQVRRDLSTDVMTAFIAPEFDDGVFTYHVFANDPFVEYADWNALTFENRESTGERRITFDELHDDVSHFAVTPERETNNVVVTDTDRETYEDPESEPTIVGISRGRRTEREGVPDVSFTFEYGTETDPTVELTHTGGDSLEGDRIAIHLDGRSISDPFAVESVTTDETAVIDDVPEGSRLFVIYHDGDGNGYLLASATVWR; encoded by the coding sequence ATGATCGACCGGACGAGACGACGAACGGTCGCCGCGACCGGGTGTGCCCTTTCGGGTGCGCTCGCCGGCTGTACCGGTGCGTTCTTCGGATCAGACGACGACGCCGAACCGGACGACGACGGACCGAACGACGCCGAATCGGACGACAAAGACGCGGATCCGCTGGCCGACGCAGTCGCGGACGGCGCCGGGGTGAACTATCTCGCGTTCATCGACGACGGCGCGACGGTCGACGAGAATCGGAGACGGATCACGTACTCCGATCCGGAAACCGAGTTCTCCCTTTTCGCGCTGTCCGACGGCACCTTTGCGTCGACCGATACGCTACAGGTGAGGCGTGATCTCTCTACCGACGTGATGACGGCCTTCATCGCGCCGGAATTCGACGACGGCGTCTTCACGTACCACGTCTTCGCGAACGACCCGTTCGTCGAGTACGCCGACTGGAACGCACTCACCTTCGAAAACCGCGAGTCGACGGGCGAGCGTCGAATCACGTTCGACGAACTGCACGACGACGTGTCTCACTTCGCGGTCACGCCGGAACGCGAAACGAACAACGTCGTCGTTACCGATACGGACCGCGAGACGTACGAAGACCCCGAAAGCGAGCCGACGATAGTCGGGATTTCCCGCGGCCGACGCACCGAACGAGAGGGGGTCCCGGACGTCTCGTTCACCTTCGAGTACGGCACCGAGACCGACCCGACCGTCGAACTCACTCACACCGGCGGCGACTCGCTCGAGGGCGACCGCATCGCCATCCACCTCGACGGGAGATCGATCTCGGACCCGTTTGCTGTCGAATCCGTTACGACAGATGAGACGGCCGTCATCGACGACGTCCCGGAAGGGTCCCGACTCTTCGTCATCTACCACGACGGCGACGGGAACGGTTACCTCCTCGCTTCAGCGACGGTCTGGCGGTAA
- a CDS encoding AAA domain-containing protein translates to MHVRGTVAGEVEVRSVSTSYGESELAEVPLRPADDASTARGDGGTVAVADGRETTTVTLWNKWTESAALLEPGMELLVTNAKEEEYRGETQYATTGESYVVVEPSFLVSVTSIRNWVECPRLYYLNKLSGVPLNYPVVKGTLVHEVFGDLLRGRDLEESIEARVEERGLQLGLLGETPEAVTEEIRENATAIEGWLEQGRLTEDDSWRSEQLLISETFGIRGRADAVRRGAPVELKTGKNLKKEPRFKDKVQAACYALLLEEHGGDVDIGTLLYTKNSALDRNEETGDLTPAKEFTMGEGLLKYVVRLRNEIAATEMAGDIPTGYEADAKCEYCFEQDTCMVVSGRLDQESKAGQIGQSLPDEELEYFDRFYRAIEEERREVHREYAKLWEQTAAERADDDRALIDLEFVEKRPLEGGRWELHARRTGGATSKLREGDLVLASDGHPVRGESELAMIERLDDEVVLTADEPVEVTRLDVYPSELTTDRLLVAMHDALLKGDERRKDILFGRADPEFEEIDETFIDNNDRQNEAVTKAVGARDCALIHGPPGTGKTYTIARAIRAMVERGERVLLSAFTNRAVDNALEALLEQLDGVVDTDRVVRVGSESGIRDDMEPYRLERAGDPEDRVAELQNAQVVAATTSTCGSRVMKEQSFDAALVDEAAQLTEPGTCAAINLAERFVLVGDHEQLPPVVRAENDLTESLFERLVDCHPEAGVMLDRQYRMNQRIQVFASNEFYDGRLRPATPAVAARDLDDLEGVSRDALPESLRDPVSFVDVDGDPSRYTDSDEAARIAELIESYEAAGLDRTDIGVIAPFRAQVSEISNHVPDDVAVDTVDRFQGSSQEVIVVSFTATGSLEGPIFEDYRRINVALTRPKRALVLVGDSTALASDPVYERMLEWASA, encoded by the coding sequence GTGCACGTACGCGGAACCGTCGCGGGCGAGGTCGAGGTGCGGTCGGTGTCGACGAGCTACGGCGAGAGCGAGCTCGCGGAAGTGCCGCTTCGGCCGGCCGACGACGCGTCGACCGCTCGAGGCGACGGCGGGACGGTGGCCGTCGCGGACGGCCGCGAGACGACGACGGTGACCCTCTGGAACAAGTGGACCGAATCCGCGGCGCTCCTCGAGCCGGGGATGGAACTGCTCGTGACGAACGCGAAAGAAGAGGAGTATCGGGGTGAGACGCAGTACGCGACGACGGGGGAGTCCTACGTCGTTGTCGAGCCCTCCTTCCTCGTGAGCGTGACGTCGATCCGGAACTGGGTCGAGTGTCCCCGACTCTACTACCTGAACAAGCTCTCCGGGGTACCGCTGAACTACCCCGTCGTGAAGGGGACCCTCGTCCACGAGGTCTTCGGCGACCTGCTGCGCGGCCGCGACCTCGAGGAATCGATCGAGGCCCGGGTCGAGGAACGGGGCCTCCAGCTCGGCCTGCTCGGCGAGACGCCCGAGGCCGTCACCGAGGAGATCCGGGAGAACGCGACGGCGATCGAAGGCTGGCTCGAGCAGGGTCGATTGACCGAGGACGACAGCTGGCGGTCGGAACAGCTCCTCATCAGCGAGACGTTCGGCATCCGCGGCCGGGCCGACGCCGTTCGCCGAGGCGCGCCGGTCGAGCTCAAGACGGGGAAGAACCTGAAAAAGGAGCCGCGGTTCAAGGACAAAGTGCAGGCCGCCTGTTACGCCCTTCTGCTCGAGGAACACGGCGGCGACGTCGATATCGGCACCCTCCTCTACACGAAGAACTCGGCGCTGGACCGCAACGAGGAGACCGGCGATCTCACCCCCGCGAAGGAGTTCACGATGGGCGAGGGGCTCCTGAAGTACGTCGTCCGCTTGCGCAACGAGATCGCGGCGACCGAGATGGCGGGCGATATCCCGACCGGCTACGAGGCCGACGCGAAGTGCGAGTACTGCTTCGAGCAGGACACCTGCATGGTCGTCTCCGGCCGGCTGGATCAGGAGTCGAAGGCCGGCCAGATCGGCCAGTCGTTACCGGACGAGGAACTCGAGTACTTCGACCGATTCTACCGGGCGATCGAGGAGGAGCGCCGGGAGGTTCACCGCGAGTACGCCAAGCTCTGGGAACAGACGGCCGCGGAGCGGGCCGACGACGACCGCGCGCTGATCGACCTCGAATTCGTCGAGAAACGGCCGCTCGAGGGCGGTCGCTGGGAACTGCACGCCCGTCGGACCGGCGGTGCGACGTCGAAGCTTCGCGAGGGGGATCTGGTGCTGGCGAGCGACGGCCATCCGGTTCGCGGCGAGTCGGAGCTCGCGATGATCGAGCGGCTCGACGACGAGGTCGTCCTGACGGCGGACGAGCCGGTCGAGGTCACCCGGCTCGACGTCTACCCCTCCGAACTGACGACCGACCGCTTGCTCGTCGCGATGCACGACGCGCTCCTGAAAGGCGACGAACGGCGGAAGGACATCCTGTTCGGGCGTGCGGACCCCGAGTTCGAGGAGATCGACGAGACGTTCATCGACAACAACGACCGCCAGAACGAGGCCGTGACGAAAGCCGTCGGCGCGCGGGACTGCGCACTGATCCACGGCCCGCCGGGGACCGGGAAGACCTACACCATCGCTCGAGCTATCCGCGCGATGGTCGAGCGCGGCGAGCGCGTCCTGCTGTCGGCCTTTACTAACCGCGCCGTGGACAACGCGCTCGAGGCCCTGCTCGAGCAGTTGGACGGCGTCGTCGATACCGACCGGGTCGTCCGCGTCGGCTCCGAGAGCGGCATCCGCGACGACATGGAACCGTACCGGCTCGAGCGAGCGGGCGATCCCGAGGACCGCGTCGCCGAACTGCAGAACGCGCAGGTAGTGGCGGCGACGACGTCAACCTGCGGCTCGCGGGTGATGAAAGAGCAGTCGTTCGACGCGGCGCTGGTCGACGAAGCCGCACAGCTGACCGAACCCGGAACCTGTGCGGCGATCAACCTGGCCGAGCGATTCGTCCTCGTGGGCGACCACGAGCAGCTCCCGCCGGTCGTTCGGGCGGAGAACGACCTCACCGAGTCGCTGTTCGAGCGGCTCGTCGACTGTCACCCCGAGGCCGGCGTGATGCTCGACCGGCAGTACCGGATGAACCAGCGTATCCAGGTCTTCGCGTCGAACGAGTTCTACGACGGGCGGCTCCGGCCGGCGACGCCCGCGGTTGCGGCCCGCGATCTGGACGATCTCGAGGGCGTCTCCCGCGACGCGCTCCCCGAGTCGCTGCGGGACCCGGTCTCGTTCGTCGACGTCGACGGCGACCCGAGTCGGTACACCGACAGCGACGAGGCCGCGCGGATCGCGGAGCTGATCGAGTCCTACGAGGCCGCCGGGCTCGACCGCACCGACATCGGCGTCATCGCTCCCTTCCGGGCCCAGGTGTCGGAGATCTCGAACCACGTCCCCGACGACGTCGCCGTCGACACCGTCGACCGCTTCCAGGGCTCGAGCCAGGAGGTCATCGTCGTCTCCTTCACCGCCACCGGCTCGCTCGAGGGACCGATCTTCGAGGACTACCGCCGGATCAACGTCGCGCTGACCCGACCCAAGCGCGCGCTGGTGCTGGTCGGTGACTCGACGGCGCTCGCGTCCGATCCAGTCTACGAGCGGATGCTCGAGTGGGCGAGTGCGTAG
- a CDS encoding SPW repeat domain-containing protein → MSDPNGHDRRTSDDSEPGADAGFGANEGPTNRRESASADIDSGTGVGDGAHSGDRDPRDESTQIANEERRRKTSVVSLLVAAFGAWLALSVLVFETAAAPLWNNVLVGLVVFAAAGYNYYRLTNDVPLSTGIASLVAVLGIWLIVSAALLEMVGSLFWSTLATGLLIAGLAGYNAYEAREARTVATEPGPRA, encoded by the coding sequence ATGAGTGACCCAAACGGCCACGATCGTCGCACGAGCGACGACTCCGAGCCCGGCGCGGACGCCGGGTTCGGGGCGAACGAGGGGCCGACTAACCGGCGGGAATCGGCGTCGGCCGACATCGACTCCGGGACCGGCGTCGGCGACGGGGCGCACTCCGGCGACCGCGATCCCCGCGACGAGTCGACCCAGATCGCGAACGAGGAGCGCCGCCGCAAGACGTCGGTCGTCAGCCTGCTCGTCGCCGCCTTCGGTGCGTGGCTCGCCCTCTCGGTACTCGTCTTCGAGACCGCGGCGGCGCCGCTGTGGAACAACGTCCTCGTCGGACTCGTCGTCTTCGCCGCCGCCGGCTACAACTACTACCGGCTGACGAACGACGTGCCGCTCAGCACCGGTATCGCGTCCCTGGTCGCCGTCCTCGGAATCTGGTTGATCGTCTCGGCCGCCCTCCTCGAGATGGTCGGCAGCCTCTTCTGGAGCACGCTCGCCACCGGGCTCTTGATCGCCGGACTGGCGGGATACAACGCTTACGAGGCCCGCGAGGCCCGGACCGTCGCGACCGAACCGGGACCGCGCGCCTAG
- a CDS encoding PIN domain-containing protein yields the protein MLVLDNNLLSDYLDGTDDARRFLQQYEHEAWAVPAIVLYEAHMGAVHGYIDGSTETIRQAVTASMDVLEVTEQTANEAASLQSELLSRGVPADHPDALIAAVAREHGATFATAEKHFWKDDVQSVLSVAEYDPY from the coding sequence ATGCTCGTACTCGACAACAACCTTCTCAGCGACTACCTCGATGGAACCGACGACGCTCGTCGGTTTCTGCAACAGTACGAACACGAGGCGTGGGCAGTACCGGCCATCGTTCTGTACGAGGCGCACATGGGGGCAGTTCACGGCTATATCGACGGTTCGACTGAGACGATTCGGCAGGCTGTCACGGCGTCGATGGACGTCCTCGAGGTGACCGAACAGACTGCGAACGAAGCCGCATCGTTGCAGAGCGAACTGCTGAGTCGAGGCGTTCCGGCGGATCACCCGGACGCACTCATCGCAGCAGTCGCCCGTGAACACGGGGCGACGTTTGCCACCGCGGAGAAACACTTCTGGAAAGACGACGTACAGTCCGTGCTATCCGTCGCAGAATACGATCCGTACTGA
- a CDS encoding DUF7557 family protein: protein MGDTSIRVSDEAKDRLDLHKREGESYEDVIMRLTEHDEWIGFGALSDTDRETRTGMNRIREELRSGATERLEELE, encoded by the coding sequence ATGGGCGATACGTCGATTCGCGTTTCCGACGAAGCGAAAGATCGGTTAGACCTGCACAAACGCGAGGGTGAGAGTTACGAAGACGTAATCATGCGACTCACGGAGCACGACGAATGGATCGGATTCGGAGCGCTCTCGGATACTGACAGGGAGACACGGACGGGGATGAATCGAATACGCGAGGAGCTGCGATCGGGAGCGACGGAGCGACTAGAGGAATTGGAGTAG
- a CDS encoding nuclear transport factor 2 family protein — protein sequence MSPSASADSVVRDYYDALRDGDPLTPYFLEAESTVKFGLSESLFGADDVAAALEEQTETTADWAVESRRLVVDERDAFATFADDVAMAWTNVDGGERYRFDSRWSGTLVERESNEGASDWRFAVMHVSAPHEL from the coding sequence ATGTCACCGAGCGCGAGCGCCGACTCCGTCGTCCGCGACTACTACGACGCACTCCGCGACGGGGACCCCCTCACACCCTACTTTCTCGAGGCCGAGTCGACCGTCAAGTTCGGTCTCAGCGAGTCCCTGTTCGGGGCCGACGACGTCGCCGCGGCCCTCGAGGAACAGACCGAAACGACCGCGGACTGGGCCGTCGAGAGCCGTCGCCTCGTCGTCGACGAACGAGACGCGTTCGCGACGTTCGCCGACGACGTCGCGATGGCCTGGACGAACGTGGACGGCGGCGAGCGATACCGGTTCGACAGCCGCTGGAGCGGCACGCTGGTCGAACGCGAGTCGAACGAGGGGGCGAGCGACTGGCGGTTCGCCGTGATGCACGTCAGTGCCCCGCACGAGCTATGA
- a CDS encoding zinc-dependent metalloprotease, whose translation MNLYRSARAVAGASGDDAIDWRSAADAAKAATDPGSLELESGERDAYARDVRDARAAVRTVSGTEFDVPETVEIQNRHHWIDANVATFERVMSTLETHTGAFPGVARTINTGTMTVLLSFLGRNVLGQYDPLLLADAPADDHALYFVRPNILEAAAKLDVDADRFRRWIAFHEVTHAAEFGAAPWLSEHLETRMEEGIATLSKGSFDREAFRDLDAAMTVVEGYAELLMDHAFDDEYEDLRRKLDERRQGRGPLQTLFRRLLGLGLKERQYERGKNFFEHVVAVRDLETASLVWEGPENLPTHDELDAPGRWVQRVDR comes from the coding sequence GTGAACCTCTATCGTAGCGCCCGGGCCGTTGCCGGGGCGTCCGGTGACGATGCGATCGACTGGCGGTCGGCCGCCGACGCCGCCAAGGCGGCGACCGATCCCGGGTCGCTCGAGCTCGAGTCCGGCGAGCGCGACGCCTACGCTCGCGACGTCCGGGACGCTCGGGCGGCCGTGCGAACCGTTTCGGGGACCGAGTTCGACGTCCCCGAGACCGTCGAGATCCAGAACCGCCACCACTGGATCGACGCCAACGTCGCCACCTTCGAGCGCGTCATGAGTACGCTCGAGACCCACACCGGGGCGTTCCCCGGCGTCGCCCGGACGATCAACACGGGGACGATGACCGTCCTCCTCTCGTTTCTCGGGCGGAACGTCCTCGGACAGTACGACCCGCTGTTGCTGGCCGACGCCCCGGCCGACGACCACGCGCTGTACTTCGTCCGGCCGAACATCCTCGAGGCCGCGGCGAAACTCGACGTCGACGCCGATCGGTTCCGCCGCTGGATCGCCTTCCACGAGGTGACCCACGCCGCCGAGTTCGGGGCCGCGCCCTGGCTCTCGGAGCACCTCGAGACCCGCATGGAGGAGGGGATCGCGACGCTCTCGAAGGGATCGTTCGATCGGGAGGCGTTCCGCGATCTCGACGCGGCGATGACCGTCGTCGAGGGGTACGCCGAACTCCTGATGGACCACGCCTTCGACGACGAGTACGAGGACCTGCGCCGCAAGCTCGACGAGCGGCGACAGGGTCGGGGACCGCTCCAGACGCTGTTCCGTCGCCTGCTCGGACTCGGCCTCAAGGAGCGCCAGTACGAGCGCGGCAAGAACTTCTTCGAACACGTCGTCGCCGTCCGCGACCTCGAGACGGCGAGTCTGGTCTGGGAGGGACCGGAGAACCTCCCCACGCACGACGAACTCGACGCGCCGGGGCGATGGGTCCAGCGCGTCGATCGCTAG
- a CDS encoding LSM domain-containing protein encodes MSGRPLDVLEASLGERVTVRLKSGDEYVGELAGYDQHMNLVLEDVTIPVEGGLDDEAPVEDTTIIRGDNVVSITP; translated from the coding sequence ATGAGTGGACGACCGCTGGACGTCCTCGAGGCGTCGCTCGGCGAACGCGTCACGGTACGGCTCAAGAGTGGCGACGAGTACGTCGGCGAACTCGCCGGCTACGATCAACATATGAATCTGGTGCTCGAGGACGTGACGATTCCCGTAGAGGGCGGGCTCGACGACGAAGCGCCGGTCGAAGACACAACCATTATACGCGGCGACAACGTCGTTTCGATCACTCCATGA
- a CDS encoding 50S ribosomal protein L37e — protein sequence MTGAGTPSQGKKNKTTHTKCRRCGEKSYHTKKKECSSCGFGKSAKRRDYEWQSKSGDN from the coding sequence ATGACTGGTGCAGGAACCCCGAGCCAAGGAAAGAAGAACAAGACGACCCACACCAAGTGTCGTCGCTGCGGAGAGAAATCCTATCATACGAAGAAGAAAGAGTGCTCGTCGTGTGGCTTCGGCAAGTCCGCCAAACGCCGCGACTACGAGTGGCAGTCGAAATCCGGCGACAACTGA
- a CDS encoding threonine synthase, which yields METTDAFAGLECVACGATVDTAESHRCPDCGGSLEPTYEYDAIDLDRETLAARPFDSQWRYAELLPFTRESAVTTGEGATPLVDCPDLAAELGVERVLIKDEGRNPTGSSTDRGASVAVTAAAQHGATDVALPSTGNGGQAVAAYAARAGLESHAYLPSRSGFTTKAMVNVHGGDMNVVGGRFDDAAGAFEEGLAEHDDWYSLAAFATPYRHEGAKTVFYELAEQLEWTVPDAICYPTGAGTGIVGLAKAAREFRELGLTDDLPALYAAQASGCAPIVEAADDGRDEHEPIDHPDTICGELEIPDPAASPRVLDAIRETDGGAVATDDPDILESAVRVAQAEGLEMIPSAAAAASGAWELAERGTFDGDETIVIVNTGSGNKEADVLRSHLMGQGV from the coding sequence ATGGAAACCACAGACGCGTTCGCCGGCCTCGAGTGTGTCGCCTGCGGGGCCACCGTCGACACCGCCGAGTCGCATCGGTGTCCGGACTGCGGCGGGTCGCTCGAGCCGACCTACGAGTACGACGCGATCGATCTCGATCGCGAGACGCTCGCCGCCCGCCCGTTCGACTCCCAGTGGCGCTACGCCGAACTGCTACCGTTCACCCGCGAGTCGGCGGTGACGACGGGCGAAGGGGCGACGCCGCTGGTCGACTGTCCCGATCTGGCGGCCGAACTCGGCGTCGAGCGCGTACTGATCAAAGACGAGGGCCGGAACCCGACGGGTTCGAGCACGGACCGCGGCGCGTCGGTGGCCGTGACCGCGGCCGCCCAGCACGGCGCGACCGACGTCGCGCTCCCCTCGACCGGGAACGGCGGACAGGCCGTCGCGGCCTACGCGGCGCGCGCGGGGCTGGAATCGCACGCGTATCTCCCGTCCCGCTCCGGCTTCACGACCAAGGCGATGGTCAACGTCCACGGTGGCGACATGAACGTCGTCGGCGGTCGGTTCGACGACGCCGCCGGGGCCTTCGAGGAGGGGCTCGCCGAACACGACGACTGGTACTCCCTCGCCGCGTTCGCCACGCCCTACCGTCACGAGGGCGCGAAGACGGTGTTCTACGAACTCGCCGAACAGCTCGAGTGGACCGTCCCCGACGCGATCTGTTACCCGACCGGGGCGGGAACGGGCATCGTCGGGCTCGCCAAGGCCGCACGGGAGTTCCGGGAACTCGGTCTGACCGACGACCTGCCGGCACTCTACGCCGCGCAGGCGTCGGGCTGTGCGCCGATCGTCGAGGCTGCCGACGACGGTCGCGACGAACACGAGCCGATCGACCACCCCGACACGATCTGTGGCGAACTCGAGATTCCGGACCCCGCGGCGAGTCCGCGGGTTCTCGACGCGATCCGCGAGACCGACGGGGGTGCGGTCGCGACCGACGATCCAGACATCCTCGAGTCCGCCGTCCGCGTCGCGCAGGCCGAAGGGCTCGAGATGATTCCGAGCGCCGCGGCGGCCGCGAGCGGCGCGTGGGAACTCGCCGAACGAGGAACGTTCGACGGCGACGAGACGATCGTCATCGTCAACACCGGCTCCGGGAACAAGGAGGCGGACGTGTTGCGCAGCCACCTGATGGGGCAAGGCGTTTGA
- a CDS encoding phosphoglycerol geranylgeranyltransferase codes for MPTPWEDWNHILKIDPDKELPEGVTYGDLCATGTDAIEVGGTMGITAENMSAVIDACAEHDVSLYQEPSNPEVVLEDDALDGYLIPTVFNAGSPFWITEAHKEWVRLEGDLDWERTTTEAYIVMNPEADVAMLTEADCDLGADDVAAYATVAEHMFGQEIVYVEYSGTLGDESVVEAAAEATDESTLFYGGGIHDYDSAYSMARHADVVVVGDLAHDEGIEAVRETVEAANDA; via the coding sequence ATGCCTACCCCCTGGGAGGACTGGAACCATATTCTCAAGATCGACCCGGACAAGGAGTTACCCGAGGGAGTGACCTACGGCGATCTCTGTGCGACCGGTACCGACGCGATCGAAGTCGGCGGCACCATGGGAATCACGGCGGAGAACATGAGCGCCGTCATCGACGCCTGCGCCGAACACGACGTCTCGCTCTATCAGGAGCCGTCCAACCCCGAGGTCGTCCTCGAGGACGACGCGCTCGACGGCTACCTCATTCCGACGGTGTTCAACGCCGGCTCGCCGTTCTGGATCACCGAAGCACACAAGGAGTGGGTCCGACTCGAGGGCGATCTCGACTGGGAGCGGACGACGACCGAGGCCTACATCGTCATGAACCCCGAGGCCGACGTGGCGATGCTGACGGAGGCCGACTGCGATCTCGGTGCCGACGACGTCGCGGCCTACGCGACGGTCGCCGAGCACATGTTCGGACAGGAGATCGTCTACGTCGAGTACTCCGGGACCCTCGGCGACGAGTCCGTCGTCGAAGCCGCCGCCGAGGCCACCGACGAGTCGACGCTGTTCTACGGCGGCGGCATTCACGACTACGACTCCGCGTACTCGATGGCCCGGCACGCCGACGTCGTCGTCGTCGGCGACCTCGCACACGACGAAGGGATCGAGGCGGTTCGGGAGACCGTCGAAGCGGCCAACGACGCCTGA
- a CDS encoding helix-turn-helix domain-containing protein — MSLLAAFEASSPALVLGPTLEALPSVDIELERQYALDPDHPVAFCLIGCRDREQLDRALTDDATVASFDRIGGSDERELYRIRRSDTDVVDAYRRWVAAGGELLDCRGSDGRWAVEMRFPDRESFGRYHDFLASEGVTLELRRLATDDRRRRDLEQEPAVTDAQRTALALAYEHGFFDVPRRAGLSEIADRLDISTQAVSERLRRGQAQLIEAQLVE; from the coding sequence ATGAGCCTCCTCGCCGCCTTCGAGGCGTCCTCGCCGGCGCTGGTCCTCGGGCCGACCCTCGAGGCCCTGCCGTCGGTCGACATCGAACTCGAGCGTCAGTACGCACTGGACCCCGACCACCCGGTCGCGTTCTGTCTGATCGGGTGTCGCGACCGCGAGCAACTCGATCGGGCGTTGACCGACGACGCGACGGTCGCGTCGTTCGACCGAATCGGCGGTAGTGACGAACGGGAACTGTACCGGATCCGCAGAAGCGACACGGACGTCGTGGACGCCTACCGCCGATGGGTCGCCGCTGGCGGCGAGTTGCTCGACTGCCGCGGATCGGACGGCCGCTGGGCGGTCGAGATGCGCTTTCCCGACCGTGAGTCGTTCGGCCGGTACCACGACTTCCTCGCGAGCGAGGGCGTCACGCTCGAGTTGCGGCGACTCGCAACGGACGACCGTCGGCGTCGCGATCTCGAACAGGAGCCCGCAGTGACCGACGCCCAGCGGACGGCGCTCGCGTTGGCCTACGAGCACGGCTTCTTCGACGTCCCCCGGCGGGCGGGCCTGTCCGAGATCGCCGATCGGCTCGACATCTCGACGCAGGCAGTCAGCGAACGGCTACGGCGGGGACAGGCACAGCTGATCGAAGCGCAACTGGTCGAGTGA
- a CDS encoding SIR2 family NAD-dependent protein deacylase encodes MDDLERLAAAVRRGDTVVAFTGAGISAPSGVPTFRGDDGVWDEFDEGQFAYGRFQRDPEGFWRDRVELQRLLFDEEYDPNAAHEALAAMGRDGDLEAILTQNTDGLHGEAAAAVGDGAAEGNADGGTVPETTVLELHGNSQRVRCTDCGTRRDGDPIVERAAAGELPPTCDCGGVFKPDVVLFGERLPGAVIQRARSLARESDVFLAIGTSLVVEPAASLPRLAASTGGTVGIVNLESTPCDDVADIVSREDVTDALPRLRDLVVE; translated from the coding sequence ATGGACGACCTCGAGCGACTCGCCGCGGCCGTCCGGCGCGGGGACACCGTCGTCGCCTTCACCGGCGCTGGGATCTCGGCTCCCTCGGGCGTGCCGACGTTCCGCGGCGACGACGGCGTCTGGGACGAGTTCGACGAGGGACAGTTCGCCTACGGCCGATTCCAGCGCGATCCCGAAGGATTTTGGCGGGACCGCGTCGAGCTCCAGCGGCTGCTGTTCGACGAGGAGTACGACCCGAACGCGGCCCACGAGGCGCTGGCCGCGATGGGACGGGACGGCGACCTCGAGGCGATACTCACACAGAACACGGACGGATTACACGGCGAGGCCGCGGCGGCGGTCGGCGACGGGGCGGCCGAGGGCAACGCGGACGGCGGCACCGTTCCCGAGACGACCGTCCTCGAACTCCACGGCAACTCCCAGCGGGTTCGCTGTACCGACTGCGGAACGCGCCGGGACGGCGATCCGATCGTCGAGCGGGCGGCCGCGGGCGAACTGCCGCCGACCTGCGACTGCGGCGGCGTGTTCAAGCCCGACGTCGTCCTCTTCGGCGAGCGGCTTCCCGGTGCCGTCATCCAGCGCGCCCGGTCGCTCGCCCGCGAGAGCGACGTCTTCCTCGCGATCGGCACCTCGCTGGTCGTCGAACCCGCGGCCTCGCTCCCGCGACTCGCCGCCTCGACCGGCGGGACCGTCGGAATCGTGAATCTCGAATCGACGCCGTGCGACGACGTCGCCGACATCGTCTCCCGCGAGGACGTGACGGACGCCCTGCCGCGGCTGCGGGACCTCGTCGTCGAGTGA